The following proteins are co-located in the Mycolicibacterium goodii genome:
- a CDS encoding GntR family transcriptional regulator, with amino-acid sequence MTITPAEHRYLQVARTLRKEIVDGVYPVGSQLPTEHELCERFEVSRYTIREALRRLREDNLVASRPRAGTMVVPRPTTNSYAQDVMSINDLLAFATGAQFTIESNAMVTVDDEIAERTGLPVGEQWLAVRGHRQAAGDAPPVCRTEYYINRSFAAVGRLLQRHTGPIFPLIEDLFGVSIVEVHQQITAVLIDAELAELLKVSPGGAALQMQRTYTTSDGEIAQVTVNTHPADRFRHSMTMRRVKG; translated from the coding sequence GTGACCATCACTCCCGCCGAACACCGCTACCTGCAGGTGGCGCGCACGCTGCGCAAGGAGATCGTGGACGGCGTGTATCCCGTGGGCTCGCAGTTGCCCACCGAGCACGAACTGTGTGAACGGTTCGAGGTCAGCCGCTACACCATCCGAGAAGCGTTGCGGCGCCTGCGCGAGGACAACCTGGTCGCATCGCGGCCCCGCGCGGGCACCATGGTGGTGCCGCGGCCGACGACGAATTCCTATGCACAGGACGTCATGTCGATCAACGACCTGCTGGCGTTCGCGACGGGTGCGCAGTTCACGATCGAATCCAACGCCATGGTCACCGTCGATGACGAGATCGCCGAACGCACGGGTCTGCCGGTCGGCGAGCAGTGGCTCGCGGTGCGGGGCCACCGGCAGGCCGCCGGTGACGCGCCGCCGGTGTGCCGCACCGAGTACTACATCAACCGGTCCTTCGCCGCGGTCGGCCGACTGTTGCAGCGCCACACCGGACCCATCTTTCCGCTCATCGAGGACCTGTTCGGCGTCAGCATCGTCGAGGTGCACCAGCAGATCACCGCGGTGCTGATCGACGCCGAACTCGCCGAACTGCTCAAGGTCTCCCCCGGCGGCGCCGCACTGCAGATGCAGCGCACCTACACCACATCCGACGGTGAGATCGCGCAGGTGACCGTCAACACCCATCCGGCCGACCGGTTCCGGCACTCGATGACCATGCGCCGGGTCAAGGGCTGA
- a CDS encoding SMP-30/gluconolactonase/LRE family protein, with the protein MTSPISLGNASCARYAANPSVAEGWHLRQVTAPSRLFGANGLRTGPDGRVYVAQVTGSQISALDIDAGTLQTVAPKGGDIIAPDDVAFDIRGNLYATEVMDGRVSVRASDGSTRVLRDDVPSANGITFHQGRLFIGECREGGRLLEFDLAGGPPRVLLENVPSPNAMEVGPDGLLYFPVMGANEIWRIDPDGGTPEVVAGGLGVPDAVKFDADGYLVSTQVATGQVLRIDPRSGEQTLLAQLTPGLDNLTFADGRLFVSNFTGAITEIRRDGTAQELLGGGLNWPLDLTVGTDGAVYVADGTYFYRIDPDGSLCTVGMLFSPGYPGFLRGVIATGAGEFVVTTAADTVARYRPASGESKPLAVGIDQPYGVALAPDGTPMVVEQGAGRLLAVHPGSVGVLADGLDTPVGVAIGPDGAALVSVAGAVVCVTDTGVDRLVDGLHTPHGVLVRDGTLFVVDAGSKELISVDLTTGARATIATDLPVGPPPGVVPKPLKGMPPFSGPQGPFAGIAASSDGTLYISADGDGSVLALRRG; encoded by the coding sequence GTGACTTCGCCGATCTCCCTCGGGAACGCCTCTTGTGCCCGGTACGCGGCAAACCCGTCGGTGGCCGAAGGCTGGCATCTGCGGCAGGTCACCGCGCCCAGCCGACTGTTCGGCGCGAACGGCCTGCGCACCGGTCCGGACGGGCGGGTGTACGTCGCTCAGGTCACCGGCAGCCAGATCAGCGCGCTCGACATCGACGCCGGGACACTGCAGACCGTCGCACCCAAGGGCGGCGACATCATCGCCCCGGACGACGTCGCATTCGACATCCGCGGCAACCTCTACGCCACCGAGGTGATGGACGGCCGGGTGAGCGTCCGCGCATCCGACGGCAGCACGCGCGTGCTGCGCGACGACGTCCCGTCGGCCAACGGCATCACCTTCCACCAGGGCCGGTTGTTCATCGGTGAATGCCGGGAAGGCGGACGGCTTCTGGAGTTCGACCTGGCCGGCGGGCCGCCGCGGGTGCTGCTGGAGAACGTGCCGTCGCCCAACGCCATGGAGGTGGGGCCCGACGGCCTGCTCTACTTTCCGGTGATGGGCGCCAACGAGATCTGGCGCATCGACCCCGACGGCGGCACCCCCGAGGTGGTGGCCGGCGGGCTGGGAGTTCCCGACGCGGTCAAGTTCGACGCCGACGGATACCTCGTCTCCACGCAGGTGGCCACCGGCCAGGTGCTGCGCATCGATCCGCGCAGCGGTGAGCAGACCCTGCTGGCGCAGCTCACACCGGGTCTGGACAACCTCACCTTCGCCGACGGCCGGTTGTTCGTCTCCAACTTCACCGGCGCCATCACCGAGATCCGGCGCGACGGTACGGCGCAGGAACTCCTCGGCGGTGGGCTCAACTGGCCGCTGGACCTCACGGTCGGCACCGACGGCGCCGTGTACGTCGCCGACGGCACGTACTTCTACCGCATCGATCCCGACGGCTCACTGTGCACCGTCGGCATGCTGTTCTCACCGGGCTATCCGGGCTTCCTGCGCGGTGTGATCGCCACCGGTGCAGGTGAATTCGTCGTCACCACGGCGGCCGACACCGTCGCGCGCTATCGACCGGCATCCGGCGAGAGCAAGCCACTCGCGGTGGGCATCGACCAACCGTACGGCGTCGCGCTCGCCCCCGACGGCACCCCCATGGTCGTCGAACAGGGCGCCGGACGCCTGCTCGCGGTGCACCCCGGATCCGTCGGCGTGCTCGCCGACGGACTCGACACCCCGGTGGGGGTGGCGATCGGACCCGACGGCGCCGCGCTGGTATCGGTCGCAGGCGCGGTCGTGTGCGTCACCGATACCGGCGTCGACCGGTTGGTGGACGGGTTGCACACGCCGCACGGCGTTCTGGTGCGCGACGGCACGTTGTTCGTCGTCGACGCGGGATCCAAGGAACTGATCAGCGTCGACCTGACCACCGGCGCCCGCGCCACGATCGCCACGGATCTCCCGGTCGGGCCGCCGCCCGGGGTGGTGCCCAAACCGCTCAAGGGCATGCCGCCGTTCTCCGGACCGCAGGGCCCGTTCGCCGGGATCGCCGCGAGCAGCGATGGCACGCTGTACATCTCGGCCGACGGCGACGGCAGCGTGCTCGCGTTGCGCCGAGGGTAG
- a CDS encoding SDR family NAD(P)-dependent oxidoreductase has translation MDTFLNLDGRIVVVSGAGGGGIGTTVTRMAAEAGATVVAVSRSQDNLDTHVGPLIDKGLSVVTVAADASTDDGIATVLDAVRHTEGRLYGLVNVAGGAAPSTWMPATRVTRADWRELFTANLETMFFMSQAIAAEIGGNGGPGSIVSVSSISGMNTAPFHIAYGTAKAAIVATTRTMAVELAAAGIRVNAVAPGVTETAASATYVDADPERDRRAITMGRRGTPDEQAGAILFLLSDLSNYITGQTLLVDGGLNLRWTHLGADNTSLFLKDDNFRASITQP, from the coding sequence ATGGACACCTTCTTGAACCTGGACGGCCGCATCGTGGTGGTGTCGGGCGCCGGTGGCGGCGGCATCGGGACGACCGTCACGCGCATGGCCGCAGAGGCGGGCGCCACGGTGGTGGCGGTCAGCCGCTCGCAGGACAACCTCGACACCCACGTGGGTCCGCTGATCGACAAGGGGCTCTCGGTGGTCACGGTCGCGGCCGACGCGTCGACCGACGACGGCATCGCCACGGTGCTCGACGCGGTACGCCACACCGAGGGCAGGCTCTACGGTCTGGTCAACGTCGCGGGCGGGGCGGCGCCGTCGACGTGGATGCCCGCGACGCGGGTCACGCGGGCCGACTGGCGGGAGCTGTTCACCGCCAACCTCGAGACGATGTTCTTCATGAGCCAGGCCATCGCGGCCGAGATCGGCGGCAACGGCGGTCCCGGCTCGATCGTGTCGGTGTCCTCGATCAGCGGCATGAACACCGCACCGTTCCACATCGCCTACGGCACCGCGAAGGCCGCGATCGTCGCCACCACGCGCACCATGGCCGTCGAACTCGCCGCGGCGGGCATCCGGGTCAACGCCGTCGCACCCGGTGTCACCGAAACCGCCGCGTCCGCAACATATGTCGACGCCGATCCGGAGCGGGACCGGCGCGCGATCACGATGGGCCGGCGCGGCACGCCCGACGAGCAGGCCGGTGCCATCCTGTTCCTGCTGTCGGACCTGTCCAACTACATCACGGGCCAGACGCTGCTGGTCGACGGCGGACTCAACCTGCGCTGGACCCATCTCGGCGCCGACAACACGTCGCTGTTCCTCAAGGACGACAACTTCCGCGCGTCGATAACCCAGCCCTGA
- a CDS encoding aromatic ring-hydroxylating oxygenase subunit alpha — protein MTDTQSRTDEALATPTTIGVEAYTSEAYARAERDRLWRKVWQQVGRVEELPEVGSYLTYDILDDSILVVRTGPNEFAAHHNVCMHRGRRLVDTPAGAKNACARTRKSFMCGFHGWTYDLTGACTHVREQDDWQGALTPENTHLPRVHVDTWGGWLFINMDADPEPLADYLFPAAKILDPFGLENMRYKWRKWLYFDCNWKVALEAFNETYHVFTTHPEFNKFGEFKGWAKAQGRHSNIGYDAPQDMEATKSKIRLGTGDDPRVSTAEMQMYTWEQTNATTTETLVNAAKRLVDELPEGTPPDKVLEHWLASARRDDEARGVIWPTIPPDILGQAGTAWQIFPNFQIGQGLTTALCYSAKPHPSYHPDKCIFEVATFELFPEGQEPHTEWEYTPADSPNWLSVLPQDFSNMAAVQQGMKSMGFPGTKPNPYRERSTVNLHYQLSKYMGTGQPRDLK, from the coding sequence ATGACCGATACGCAGTCCAGGACCGACGAGGCACTCGCGACGCCGACGACCATCGGCGTCGAGGCCTACACGTCCGAGGCGTACGCGCGGGCCGAGCGAGACCGATTGTGGCGCAAGGTGTGGCAGCAGGTCGGCCGCGTCGAGGAGCTGCCCGAGGTGGGCAGCTATCTCACCTACGACATCCTCGACGACTCGATCCTGGTGGTGCGCACGGGGCCGAACGAGTTTGCCGCCCACCACAACGTCTGCATGCACCGCGGCAGAAGACTCGTCGACACCCCGGCCGGCGCCAAGAACGCCTGCGCGCGCACCCGCAAATCGTTCATGTGCGGATTCCACGGCTGGACCTACGATCTGACCGGCGCCTGCACCCATGTCCGCGAACAGGACGACTGGCAGGGCGCGCTCACCCCGGAGAACACGCACCTGCCGCGCGTCCACGTCGACACCTGGGGCGGGTGGCTGTTCATCAACATGGACGCCGACCCGGAACCGTTGGCGGACTACCTGTTCCCGGCCGCCAAGATCCTCGACCCGTTCGGCCTGGAGAACATGCGCTACAAGTGGCGCAAATGGCTGTACTTCGACTGCAACTGGAAGGTCGCGCTGGAGGCGTTCAACGAGACCTACCACGTGTTCACCACGCATCCGGAGTTCAACAAGTTCGGCGAGTTCAAGGGCTGGGCCAAGGCGCAGGGCAGGCACAGCAACATCGGCTACGACGCGCCGCAGGACATGGAGGCCACCAAGTCCAAGATCCGCCTGGGCACCGGTGACGATCCGCGGGTCTCGACCGCCGAGATGCAGATGTACACCTGGGAGCAGACCAACGCAACGACCACCGAGACGCTCGTCAACGCCGCCAAGCGCCTGGTCGACGAACTGCCCGAGGGCACCCCGCCGGACAAGGTGCTGGAGCACTGGCTGGCGTCGGCCCGCCGCGACGACGAGGCGCGCGGCGTCATCTGGCCCACCATCCCGCCCGACATCCTCGGCCAGGCCGGCACGGCATGGCAGATCTTCCCGAACTTCCAGATCGGCCAGGGCCTGACCACCGCGCTGTGCTACAGCGCCAAACCGCATCCCAGCTACCACCCCGACAAATGCATCTTCGAGGTCGCCACATTCGAGCTGTTCCCCGAAGGCCAGGAGCCGCACACGGAGTGGGAGTACACGCCCGCCGACAGCCCCAACTGGCTCTCGGTGCTGCCGCAGGATTTCTCCAACATGGCCGCGGTGCAGCAGGGCATGAAGTCGATGGGATTCCCAGGCACCAAACCCAACCCGTACCGCGAACGCAGCACGGTCAACCTGCACTACCAACTGTCGAAGTACATGGGGACCGGACAACCCCGCGACCTCAAGTGA